The Corallococcus exiguus genome includes a window with the following:
- a CDS encoding translocation/assembly module TamB → MSEPTNPAPSAPPHRRKRWGRRLLWGLLGFLGLIVLLVVGALVYATSPGGSARIARFGVDLANKQFAGRLELGGFDLDFNGAVLTGIKLYTPEGDLAAEIARVEARLNLSPLLGQKVDLTKVRIETPRLYLVQDERGLNVMRALEPREPKPEEPPTESKSALRIHLKDFELSHGYVDFQQELPDGGERQVRLEELGAKGEGHYALADMDFAADLQATGGLTRPLTGPVRLVLKGQGKDVVRQVDAQLGLAGIEADLGAKQTGETAAAVELRRLAVPPEPVKAFVPAYPLVVPIEAKGTASMDGDLAKAQLGASAGKATLDLTGDVNLKTFRTSETTVKARGVNLAELMENGIPTNIAADLIAHGGGDSVETLDGDVLLTVTPSEFRGQSVGPIEMKASAKDGRYNVANLRVMMPGAAFVASGEGTSKALEARGSLSAGNLKLLSQALDKLLPGGTVPPMSGSGSLELQVKGPPRSPGVKADGNFVALNYGDIAIQDLSLKASVPDVTRPLTTDATVLVSELKTGGKTFRDLSLALTTGENRELKASVRVDGDAKLALGVEGTVDEDNEGLAMRAFSLSWPEATWTLQQPTHLAFGGGRIALAPPLALASGPQTLKIAAVKDGERVDARIDLGAFDLSKLPRIAVPEDLGLGGTLSGHVAAKGRMARPDADVDLTLTDGKARGYEGLGLQVKAQYVKDRATGTLGAELNAARVSSKFDVPVQGVLRRRNEPLSLTVNLEKLDVAEVLKLANQPPGPSGQVTGTLVVDGSAKDPRLDLKVVGADLRYPGRPEALFAKALGFELHANSDANDATLSARMDVKGVAPRAYVLVKTPFTLGGVIANPPTPAQALEAPLHLEALVAELPLTLLQGAEGVDKPGGTVTLKADVNGSALAPQGRVEMQAKGVTANGLPPLNGTALALAGTEDVKLTLDVQRPNGPLATLEARVLAPLAALQDREVVSRVPFRMKGRVGPVPLSEIPGMAVAPAQGNRGPQGVLSMELLARGTPEAPELELNAGMQGLGVAQTALGQARLHYSYSQAKSLFDAMLTAPGGGSLLMGGTMDLDLSLPAFQSAQGPAKKAERAPVEVSLRARRFDPTFLSGISPYVRSLGGIMQADANLGGTVGAPTFKGDLQWKDGRLGLQGFGEYHDIQLALNASQERIDLKKLTAKSGNGTLELTATANRQGKSGEFVLEGKGHTKNLPIVVEDQLMALVTLNLSMKGSLTERLVNISDLSIPEAHVELPEAKRKDLQPLERPVDVVMVRNGVPVDKRKKKEKAPTQVATSPKAENPRNAPDSPGMPGNPESTLGSGGAGGPTSQAEEETLAEDGEDEGPPQRQFWVNINAPRNLWVRGTDLNVQLGLSEGFRVEYANEARMFGEVMVLLGRVDVLGRRFDVQRDSQVRFTGPVMMPYINVTAEHRNDNANVTVFVTVRGQGKEVTLKTTSDPALPESEIYTLLATGRRTLERGSGASMNAGAQAASVVGSFVANEARKAIAAKLPLDVLSIEAGDSGIAGTKLEVGTYVTDKIYVGYTGRVGANLQKGENANAVRFQYLFSPRWSLEGMYGDARSGGLDLIWTKEY, encoded by the coding sequence TTGAGCGAACCCACGAACCCCGCCCCCTCCGCCCCGCCCCACCGGCGCAAGCGCTGGGGACGGCGGCTCTTGTGGGGCCTGCTTGGCTTCCTGGGACTCATCGTCCTGCTGGTGGTGGGCGCGCTCGTGTACGCCACCAGTCCCGGCGGGTCCGCCCGCATCGCCCGCTTCGGCGTGGACCTGGCGAACAAGCAGTTCGCCGGCCGGCTGGAGCTGGGCGGGTTCGACCTGGACTTCAACGGCGCGGTCCTCACCGGCATCAAGCTCTACACGCCGGAAGGTGACCTGGCGGCGGAGATCGCCCGCGTGGAGGCGCGGCTGAACCTGTCTCCATTGCTGGGCCAGAAGGTGGACCTGACCAAGGTCCGCATCGAGACGCCCCGCCTGTACCTGGTGCAGGACGAGCGCGGCCTCAACGTGATGCGCGCGCTGGAGCCCCGGGAGCCCAAGCCCGAGGAGCCTCCCACTGAGAGCAAGAGCGCCCTGCGCATCCACCTCAAGGACTTCGAGCTGAGCCACGGCTACGTGGACTTCCAGCAGGAGCTGCCGGACGGCGGCGAGCGACAGGTGCGCCTGGAGGAGCTCGGCGCGAAGGGTGAAGGCCACTACGCGCTGGCGGACATGGACTTCGCCGCGGACCTGCAGGCCACGGGCGGCCTCACGCGTCCGCTCACCGGTCCGGTGCGACTGGTGCTCAAGGGCCAGGGCAAAGACGTGGTGCGCCAGGTGGACGCGCAGCTGGGGCTCGCGGGCATCGAGGCGGACCTGGGCGCGAAGCAGACCGGTGAGACGGCCGCGGCCGTGGAGCTGCGCCGGCTGGCCGTTCCTCCCGAGCCGGTGAAGGCCTTCGTGCCCGCGTATCCGCTGGTGGTGCCCATTGAAGCGAAGGGCACCGCGTCCATGGACGGCGACCTCGCGAAGGCCCAGCTGGGCGCGTCCGCGGGCAAGGCCACGCTGGACCTCACGGGCGACGTGAACCTCAAGACGTTCCGCACCTCGGAGACCACCGTGAAGGCGCGCGGGGTCAACCTGGCGGAGCTGATGGAGAACGGCATCCCCACCAACATCGCCGCGGACCTCATCGCGCACGGCGGTGGCGACAGCGTGGAGACGCTGGACGGCGACGTGCTCCTCACGGTGACCCCGTCCGAGTTCCGGGGCCAGTCGGTGGGCCCCATCGAGATGAAGGCCAGCGCCAAGGACGGCCGCTACAACGTGGCCAACCTGCGCGTGATGATGCCGGGCGCGGCGTTCGTCGCGTCTGGCGAAGGCACCTCGAAGGCGCTGGAGGCTCGCGGCAGCCTGTCCGCGGGCAACCTGAAGCTCCTGTCTCAGGCGCTCGACAAGCTGCTGCCCGGCGGCACCGTGCCGCCCATGTCCGGCAGCGGTTCGCTGGAGCTCCAGGTGAAGGGGCCGCCGCGCTCGCCGGGGGTGAAGGCGGACGGCAACTTCGTGGCGCTGAACTACGGCGACATCGCCATCCAGGACCTGTCGCTGAAGGCGAGCGTGCCGGACGTCACCCGTCCGCTCACCACCGACGCCACCGTCTTGGTGAGCGAGCTGAAGACCGGGGGCAAGACGTTCCGCGACCTGTCGCTGGCGCTCACCACCGGCGAGAACCGCGAGCTGAAGGCCAGCGTGCGCGTGGACGGCGACGCGAAGCTCGCGCTGGGCGTGGAGGGCACGGTGGACGAGGACAACGAGGGGCTGGCCATGCGCGCCTTCTCGCTGTCCTGGCCGGAGGCCACCTGGACGCTCCAGCAGCCCACGCACCTGGCCTTCGGTGGCGGGCGCATCGCGCTGGCACCGCCGCTGGCGCTCGCGTCGGGGCCGCAGACCTTGAAGATCGCCGCGGTGAAGGATGGCGAGCGCGTGGACGCGCGCATCGACCTGGGCGCCTTCGACTTGTCGAAGCTGCCGCGCATCGCGGTGCCGGAGGACCTGGGCCTGGGCGGCACGCTGTCCGGCCATGTCGCGGCGAAGGGCCGGATGGCGCGGCCGGACGCGGACGTGGACCTCACGCTGACGGACGGCAAGGCGCGCGGCTACGAGGGCCTGGGGCTCCAGGTGAAGGCGCAATACGTGAAGGACCGCGCCACCGGCACGCTGGGCGCGGAGCTGAACGCGGCGCGCGTGTCCTCGAAGTTCGACGTGCCCGTGCAGGGCGTGCTGCGCCGGCGCAACGAGCCGCTGTCCCTGACGGTGAACCTGGAGAAGCTGGACGTCGCGGAGGTGCTGAAGCTGGCGAACCAGCCGCCCGGCCCTTCCGGTCAGGTCACCGGCACGCTGGTGGTGGACGGCTCCGCGAAGGACCCTCGCCTGGACCTGAAGGTGGTGGGCGCGGACCTGCGCTACCCCGGCCGGCCGGAGGCCCTCTTCGCGAAGGCGCTGGGCTTCGAACTGCACGCGAACTCCGACGCGAACGACGCCACGCTGAGCGCGCGGATGGACGTGAAGGGCGTGGCGCCGCGGGCCTACGTCCTGGTGAAGACGCCCTTCACGCTGGGCGGCGTCATCGCGAACCCGCCCACGCCCGCGCAGGCGCTGGAGGCGCCGCTGCACCTGGAGGCGCTGGTGGCGGAGCTGCCCTTGACGCTGCTCCAAGGCGCGGAGGGCGTGGACAAGCCGGGCGGCACGGTGACGCTGAAGGCGGACGTGAACGGTTCCGCGCTCGCGCCGCAGGGCCGCGTGGAGATGCAGGCCAAGGGCGTCACCGCCAACGGCCTGCCGCCCCTCAACGGCACCGCGCTGGCGCTGGCGGGCACCGAGGACGTGAAGCTGACGCTGGACGTGCAGCGCCCCAACGGGCCGCTGGCCACGCTGGAGGCGCGCGTGCTGGCGCCGCTGGCCGCGCTCCAGGACCGCGAGGTGGTCAGCCGCGTGCCTTTCCGGATGAAGGGCCGCGTGGGGCCCGTGCCCCTGAGTGAGATTCCCGGCATGGCGGTGGCGCCGGCGCAGGGCAACCGCGGGCCGCAGGGCGTGCTGTCCATGGAGCTTTTGGCGCGCGGCACGCCGGAGGCTCCGGAGCTGGAGCTGAACGCGGGCATGCAGGGCCTGGGCGTCGCGCAGACGGCGCTGGGCCAGGCGCGGCTGCACTACTCCTACTCCCAGGCGAAGTCCCTCTTCGACGCGATGCTCACCGCGCCCGGCGGCGGATCGCTGCTGATGGGCGGCACCATGGACCTGGACCTGTCGCTGCCCGCGTTCCAGTCCGCGCAGGGGCCCGCGAAGAAGGCGGAGCGGGCGCCGGTGGAGGTGTCGCTGCGCGCGCGCCGCTTCGACCCGACGTTCCTCTCCGGCATCTCCCCGTATGTGCGCTCGCTGGGCGGCATCATGCAGGCGGACGCGAACCTGGGCGGCACCGTGGGCGCGCCGACCTTCAAGGGCGACCTGCAGTGGAAGGACGGCCGGCTGGGGCTGCAGGGCTTCGGCGAGTACCACGACATCCAGCTCGCGCTGAACGCGTCGCAGGAGCGCATCGACCTCAAGAAGCTCACCGCGAAGTCCGGCAACGGCACGCTGGAGCTGACGGCCACCGCGAACCGCCAGGGCAAGAGCGGCGAGTTCGTGCTGGAGGGCAAGGGCCACACCAAGAACCTGCCCATCGTGGTGGAGGACCAGCTCATGGCCCTCGTGACGCTGAACCTGTCCATGAAGGGCAGCCTCACCGAGCGGCTGGTGAACATCAGCGACCTGTCCATCCCGGAGGCGCACGTCGAGCTGCCGGAGGCCAAGCGCAAGGACCTGCAACCCCTGGAGCGCCCCGTGGACGTGGTGATGGTCCGCAACGGCGTGCCGGTGGACAAGCGCAAGAAGAAGGAGAAGGCACCCACGCAGGTGGCCACGTCGCCGAAGGCGGAAAATCCGCGCAACGCGCCGGACTCGCCCGGCATGCCCGGCAACCCGGAGTCGACGCTGGGCAGCGGCGGCGCGGGCGGCCCCACGTCGCAGGCGGAAGAGGAGACCCTGGCGGAGGATGGCGAGGACGAGGGCCCCCCGCAGCGGCAGTTCTGGGTGAACATCAACGCGCCTCGCAACCTGTGGGTGCGCGGCACGGACCTCAACGTCCAGCTGGGCCTGTCCGAGGGCTTCCGCGTCGAGTACGCCAACGAGGCGCGCATGTTCGGCGAGGTGATGGTGCTGCTGGGCCGCGTGGACGTGCTGGGCCGCCGCTTCGACGTGCAGCGCGACAGCCAGGTGCGCTTCACCGGCCCCGTGATGATGCCGTACATCAACGTCACCGCCGAGCACCGCAACGACAACGCGAACGTCACCGTCTTCGTCACCGTGCGCGGCCAGGGCAAGGAAGTGACGCTGAAGACGACGAGCGACCCGGCCCTGCCGGAGTCGGAAATCTACACGCTGCTCGCCACCGGCCGCCGCACGCTGGAGCGCGGCTCCGGTGCGTCCATGAACGCGGGCGCGCAGGCCGCTTCCGTGGTGGGCTCGTTCGTCGCCAACGAGGCGCGCAAGGCCATTGCCGCGAAGCTGCCCCTGGATGTGCTCTCCATCGAAGCGGGTGACAGCGGCATCGCCGGCACCAAGCTGGAAGTGGGCACGTACGTGACGGACAAAATCTACGTGGGCTACACCGGCCGCGTGGGCGCCAACCTCCAGAAGGGCGAGAACGCCAACGCCGTGCGCTTCCAGTACCTCTTCAGCCCGCGCTGGAGCCTGGAAGGCATGTACGGCGACGCGCGCTCCGGCGGCCTGGACCTCATCTGGACCAAGGAATACTGA